A single Brachionichthys hirsutus isolate HB-005 chromosome 17, CSIRO-AGI_Bhir_v1, whole genome shotgun sequence DNA region contains:
- the uba6 gene encoding ubiquitin-like modifier-activating enzyme 6 yields MAADSMEIDDSLYSRQRYVLGDSAMHQMARSSVFLSGMGGLGIEIAKNIVLAGVKIITLHDTKQCETWDLGSNFFIRKEDVLSQRRRVEAVCPRVSELNPYVHVDISSSSLDDNTDLSFLRKYQCVILTEARLNLQKRVNRFCHSQQPPIRFIGCDAYGICARVFCDFGDEFEVSDPTGEEPKEIFIQTISQGNPGVVTCMDNQPHGLQTGQSVVLREVNGMTELNGTVQQVAVVSPHSFSIGDTFQLQPYVHGGFFALVKTPKTFRFETIETQLHDPVVLTPDLSKPEAPLQIHAAMLALETFQERHARFPNIGCLQDAEVLLKLTEAVNATLKNKAAVNPELVRCLSKTARGFLPPLAAAVGGLASQEALKALTGKFAPLQQWFYLDAIEVVAPLQSVAPEEFSPVGDRYDGLRACIGESMCRELHKLRVFMVGCGAIGCEMLKNFALLGVGLAKNSGEVCVTDPDLIEKSNLNRQFLFRPHHIQKPKSTTAAEATWDINPDLQVDAHLNKVCPGTESVYSDDFFSHLDLVVTALDNVEARRYVDSRCVSNQKPLLDSGTMGTKGHTEIIVPNLTESYNSHRDPPEEEIPFCTLKSFPSVIEHTIQWARDKFENMFSHKPSMYNAFWQTHTSPDVVLQRIQAGESLEGSLEVIKLLSRRPGQWGQCIILARLKFEKYFKRKALQLLHSFPLDTRLKDGSLFWQSPKRPPAPFGFDLKDSLHFSFIVSTARLFATIYSIPYTEQDLSEEVVSRILSEIKIPDYRPSEKCIETDETAKKPDLVKSPLSGDDEREAITQLEQAIAAGSVTPERLQLNPLQFEKDDDSNGHVDFVVSASALRARMYSIEPADRLKTKRIAGKIIPAIATATAAVAGLVALEMIKVVGAYEFDSFKNCFFNLAIPVAVFTEPAPLKKTLIRDNIYFSIWDCWTIFGHEDFTLSDFMNAVREKYGIEPIMVVHGVKMLYVPVMPGHSKRLKLTMQKLIKPSVDRRYVDLTVSFAPEADGDDDLAGPPIRYYFSQHGETP; encoded by the exons ATGGCTGCTGACTCCATGGAGATTGACGACTCTCTTTACAG TCGTCAGCGCTACGTGCTGGGAGATAGTGCTATGCACCAGATGGCCCGGTCTTCAGTCTTTCTCAGTGGAATGGGGGGACTGGGAATTGAGATAG CAAAGAATATTGTTCTGGCTGGTGTGAAG ATCATCACCCTTCATGACACAAAGCAGTGTGAGACCTGGGACCTGGGCTCCAACTTCTTTATTCGAAAAGAGGATGTTTTGAGTCAGAGGCGGAG GGTGGAGGCAGTATGCCCTCGTGTCTCAGAGTTGAATCCTTATGTCCATGTTGACATTTCTTCCTCATCTCTGGATGACAACACCGATCTCAGCTTTCTCAGAAAGTACCAG TGTGTAATTCTGACTGAAGCCAGATTGAATCTACAGAAGAGAGTGAATCGGTTCTGTCATTCACAACAGCCCCCCATCAGA TTCATCGGCTGTGATGCATATGGAATCTGCGCTCGAGTTTTTTGTGATTTTGGAGATGAGTTTGAGGTGTCTGATCCTACAGGAGAGGAGCCCAAGGAGATTTTCATCCAAACTATTAGTCAG GGCAATCCTGGAGTGGTAACCTGCATGGACAACCAGCCTCATGGCTTACAGACTGGCCAGAGCGTTGTGCTCCGAGAGGTCAACGGCATGACGGAGCTCAACGGAACTGTGCAGCAGGTTGCAG TTGTCTCCCCTCACAGTTTTTCAATAGGAGACACATTCCAGCTACAACCATATGTACATGGAGGCTTCTTTGCGCTGGTGAAAACCCCAAAGACATTCAGATTT GAGACAATAGAGACACAGTTGCACGATCCTGTGGTCCTGACTCCAGACTTGAGTAAACCAGAG GCCCCGCTACAAATCCATGCAGCTATGTTGGCTTTGGAGACCTTTCAGGAACGGCACGCTAGATTTCCCAACATTGG GTGTTTACAGGATGCCGAGGTTTTACTGAAGCTAACTGAAGCCGTAAATGCAACACTCAAGAACAAA GCTGCTGTGAATCCCGAGTTAGTCCGTTGTCTGTCAAAAACAGCAAGAGGGTTTCTTCCTCCAttagcagcagctgtaggaggcCTCGCCAGCCAGGAAGCTCTTAAGGCCCTCACAGGGAAGTTTGCACCCCTGCAGCAGTGG TTTTATCTCGATGCCATCGAAGTCGTCGCACCACTTCAGTCTGTCGCTCCCGAGGAGTTTTCCCCTGTAGGGGATCGGTACGATGGACTGCGAGCGTGCATCGGTGAATCAATGTGTCGAGAGTTACACAAGCTCAGGGTCTTCATG GTGGGCTGTGGTGCCATCGGCTGTGAGATGCTGAAAAACTTTGCTCTGCTTGGCGTGGGATTGGCCAAGAACTCAGGAGAA GTATGCGTCACAGATCCAGACCTTATAGAAAAGTCCAACCTAAATCGCCAGTTCCTCTTCAGACCACATCATATACAg AAACCAAAGAGTACCACGGCGGCAGAAGCGACTTGGGATATCAACCCGGACCTGCAGGTGGATGCACACCtcaacaaggtgtgtccaggtaCCGAGAGCGTCTACAGTGACGACTTCTTCTCCCACCTGGACCTCGTGGTCACTGCGCTGGACAACGTGGAGGCGCGGCGATATGTAGACAG ccGCTGTGTATCCAATCAGAAGCCTCTCTTAGACTCTGGCACCATGGGAACTAAGGGACACACGGAAATTATCGTGCCAAATTTGACCGAGTCCTACAATAGCCAT AGGGACCCCCCAGAAGAGGAGATCCCCTTCTGCACGCTCAAGTCCTTCCCTTCTGTCATAGAACACACCATTCAGTGGGCGAGAGACAAA TTTGAGAATATGTTTTCCCACAAGCCCTCCATGTACAATGCTTTCTGGCAGACGCATACCTCACCCGACGTGGTGCTACAG AGGATACAGGCTGGGGAAAGTCTGGAAGGGTCGTTAGAGGTCATTAAGCTGCTGAGCAGACGGCCTGGCCAGTGGGGGCAGTGCATCATTCTTGCTCGTCTGAAATTTGAAAAGTATTTTAAGAGAAAG GCCCTTCAGCTCTTGCATTCTTTCCCTCTGGACACCAGGTTGAAAGATGGAA GCTTGTTTTGGCAGTCCCCAAAAAGACCTCCAGCACCTTTTGGATTCGATTTGAAGGATTCTTT GCATTTCTCTTTCATTGTCAGCACTGCTCGCCTTTTTGCAACAATCTATAGCATCCCTTACACAGAACAG GATCTCTCTGAGGAGGTTGTGAGCAGGATTCTCTCAGAAATAAAAATTCCCGACTACAGGCCATCGGAGAAA TGTATAGAAACCGATGAGACGGCCAAGAAGCCGGATCTGGTCAAGTCGCCTCTAAGCGGCGATGACGAGCGGGAGGCCATCACCCAGCTGGAGCAGGCCATCGCTGCCGGTAGTGTTACACCAG AGAGGTTGCAGCTGAACCCGCTGCAGTTTGAAAAGGACGACGACAGCAATGGTCACGTGGACTTCGTCGTGTCGGCCTCTGCTCTCAGAGCCAGGATGTATTCCATTGAGCCAGCTGATAGGCTCAAGACCAAACGCATCGCCGGCAAGATCATCCCAGCCATTGCCACAGCGACGGCTGCTGTGGCTGGACTG GTGGCCCTTGAAATGATCAAAGTTGTTGGAGCCTATGAATTTGATTCTTTCAAAAATTGCTTCTTCAACTTGGCGATCCCTGTAGCGGTGTTCACTGAGCCCGCCCCGCTTAAGAAGACGCTCATCAG GGACAACATCTACTTCTCCATTTGGGACTGCTGGACTATCTTTGGCCACGAAGACTTCACTCTTTCTGACTTCATGAACGCAGTGAGG GAAAAGTATGGAATTGAGCCCATAATGGTCGTCCATGGTGTAAAGATGCTCTATGTGCCTGTGATGCCGGGACATTCAAAGAGACTCAAGCTGAC GATGCAGAAATTGATAAAGCCGTCAGTGGACAGACGATATGTTGACCTCACAGTGTCATTCGCTCCGGAGGCAGACGGAGACGACGACCTTGCTGGTCCCCCGATCAGGTACTACTTCAGCCAGCACGGAGAGACGCCCTGA
- the grhprb gene encoding glyoxylate reductase/hydroxypyruvate reductase yields the protein MWCARPALRGIRRVAVPPVNMTERLTRSVERAASTLPRIYVTRQIPPEGLKTIRESGQVQLELWDADDAVPRKELLEKVKGVDGLLCVLTEKIDAELLDAAGPNLKVLSTMSVGFDHLSLEELRKRGIRVGYTPDVLTDSVAELTVALLLAASRRIIEATHEAKTGGWGTWRTLWLCGYELANSTVGILGLGRIGVAIAERLAPFKVKKFIYTDVAPRPELAALINAEYVSLDELAQRSDFLAVCCALTPETKEICNKNLFSKMKNTAVFVNTSRGGVVNQEDLYEALSTRQIAAAGLDVTVPEPLPISHPLFTLKNCVILPHVASATYNTRNAMAVLAANNLLLGLRGEPMIKELKV from the exons ATGTGGTGCGCTCGTCCGGCTTTGCGTGGAATCCGGCGGGTCGCGGTTCCCCCTGTAAACATGACCGAGCGTCTCACACGCAGCGTGGAGAGAGCCGCGTCGACGCTGCCACGGATATACGTCACCCGGCAGATTCCACCCGAGGGGCTGAAGACCATCCGCGAGTCTGGACA GGTGCAGCTGGAGTTGTGGGACGCTGATGACGCCGTGCCCAGAAAGGAGCTCCTTGAGAAGGTCAAAGGTGTCGATGGTCTGCTGTGCGTGCTGACAGAGAAGATCGACGCCGAGCTGCTGGATGCTGCAG GTCCAAACCTGAAGGTCCTCAGCACTATGTCAGTGGGCTTTGACCATCTCTCCTTGGAGGAGCTGAGAAAACG TGGGATCCGTGTGGGTTATACCCCTGATGTTCTGACGGATTCGGTGGCGGAGTTGACTGTGGCTCTCCTGCTAGCAGCTTCCAGGAGGATCATCGAGGCCACGCATGAAGCCAAAAC TGGGGGCTGGGGCACATGGAGAACTCTCTGGCTGTGTGGATATGAACTGGCCAACAGCACTGTGGGGATCCTGGGTCTGGGGAGGATTG GCGTGGCTATCGCCGAGCGCCTGGCCCCGTTCAAAGTGAAGAAGTTCATCTACACCGATGTGGCCCCCAGGCCTGAGCTGGCTGCGCTCATCAATGCAGAGTACG TCTCGCTCGACGAGCTGGCCCAGCGGTCTGATTTCCTCGCCGTGTGCTGCGCTTTAACGCCGGAAACGAAGGAGATCTGCAACAAGAACCTGTTCTCCAAGATGAAAAATACGGCCGTCTTTGTCAACACCAGCCG AGGCGGCGTGGTGAACCAGGAAGACCTATACGAGGCTCTGTCCACCAGGCAGATTGCAGCAGCTGGGTTAGATGTCACTGTTCCAGAGCCCTTGCCTATAAGCCACCCACTCTTCACCCTCAAAAACTGCG TGATTCTCCCACACGTTGCGAGTGCCACCTACAACACCCGTAACGCCATGGCGGTCCTAGCAGCAAACAACCTTCTCCTCGGTCTGCGGGGGGAGCCAATGATTAAAGAACTCAAAGTGTAA